A portion of the Acidihalobacter yilgarnensis genome contains these proteins:
- a CDS encoding RNA-binding S4 domain-containing protein: MQSSQGEALRIDKWLWAARFFKTRSLAASAVNGGKVHLNGARVKPSRGVRLGDKLEIVRGEERYVVEVLLLSERRGPASQAQGLYAEGEGERQARERYAEMRRLEHAGALAPAQRPDKRARRRIRELRGLD, encoded by the coding sequence ATGCAGTCGTCTCAGGGAGAGGCGTTGCGGATCGACAAGTGGTTGTGGGCTGCGCGTTTTTTCAAGACACGCAGCCTTGCCGCATCCGCAGTCAACGGTGGCAAGGTACATCTCAACGGCGCGCGCGTAAAGCCATCTCGCGGGGTGCGGCTCGGCGATAAACTCGAGATCGTGCGTGGTGAGGAACGCTATGTCGTCGAGGTGCTGCTGCTCAGCGAACGGCGGGGGCCAGCTTCGCAGGCGCAAGGGCTTTACGCCGAGGGCGAGGGGGAGCGACAGGCGCGTGAGCGCTATGCGGAGATGCGGCGATTGGAACATGCCGGGGCGCTCGCCCCGGCACAACGCCCGGATAAGCGAGCGCGCAGGCGTATTCGCGAGCTGCGCGGGTTGGATTGA
- a CDS encoding glutathione S-transferase family protein, with protein MPLELISFKLCPFVQRSVVTLLYKQVPFEITYIDLAAPPDWFLEISPLGKVPALRLDDGNALFESAIINEYIDDITPPALHPSDPLVRARNRSWIQFGEQCIVDQYQLTVAKNEDDFEAVRTRAQSNLAKVEAILGNGPWFNGTVFSLVDAAYAPIFMRYALIKPMDDVMPEADYPRLNAWAEALLALPAVRQSVVGDFDTLLAAYIRKNSPYAAERLIAAVAA; from the coding sequence ATGCCTCTGGAATTGATCAGTTTCAAACTATGCCCCTTCGTGCAACGCAGCGTGGTCACACTCCTGTACAAACAGGTACCCTTCGAGATTACCTACATCGACCTGGCCGCGCCACCGGACTGGTTTCTCGAAATATCGCCCCTCGGCAAGGTGCCGGCCCTGCGCCTTGACGATGGCAACGCATTGTTCGAATCGGCGATCATCAACGAATATATTGACGACATTACGCCACCCGCACTGCATCCGTCTGACCCGCTGGTCAGGGCTCGAAACCGCAGCTGGATCCAATTTGGCGAACAGTGCATCGTCGATCAATATCAGCTGACCGTCGCCAAAAACGAGGACGATTTCGAAGCGGTGCGCACCCGAGCACAGAGCAACCTGGCCAAGGTCGAGGCGATATTGGGTAACGGCCCCTGGTTCAACGGCACCGTTTTTTCGCTGGTCGACGCAGCCTACGCACCGATATTCATGCGTTATGCACTGATCAAGCCGATGGACGATGTCATGCCAGAAGCCGACTACCCACGACTGAATGCCTGGGCCGAAGCATTGCTCGCACTACCCGCCGTACGGCAATCGGTAGTCGGGGATTTCGACACCTTGCTCGCCGCCTACATCCGCAAAAACAGTCCTTATGCCGCTGAACGCCTGATTGCCGCCGTGGCTGCCTGA
- a CDS encoding YcgN family cysteine cluster protein has product MALRPGFWRDTSLAEMDQEEWEAVCDGCGRCCLHKLQDEDSGELFFTDVACHLLNLQSCQCKDYPRRRSQVPDCIQLTTKDIESFEWLPSTCGYRRLASGQDLPEWHHLVCGDHEAVHRAGVSVRGRCVSERYVDDLEEHIVEWLR; this is encoded by the coding sequence ATGGCTTTACGACCCGGTTTTTGGCGCGATACGTCCTTGGCGGAAATGGATCAGGAGGAATGGGAAGCCGTTTGTGACGGGTGTGGCCGATGCTGTCTGCACAAGCTGCAGGACGAGGATAGTGGCGAGCTTTTTTTTACCGACGTGGCCTGCCATCTCCTCAATCTCCAATCGTGCCAGTGCAAAGACTACCCGCGTCGGCGCAGCCAAGTGCCGGATTGCATCCAGTTGACCACCAAAGACATCGAGAGCTTCGAATGGTTGCCGTCGACCTGCGGTTATCGACGGCTGGCGTCAGGGCAGGATCTGCCTGAATGGCATCACTTGGTTTGCGGCGATCACGAGGCTGTACATCGTGCCGGCGTTTCAGTGCGCGGACGTTGCGTCAGCGAGCGCTACGTGGATGACCTGGAGGAGCACATCGTGGAATGGTTACGCTGA
- a CDS encoding HugZ family pyridoxamine 5'-phosphate oxidase encodes MSEKGDDPQATLMALHEDCQSLILATLDEAGTPHASPAPYIRDARGDYHVFVSGLSAHTRHLASGRPASVLLIEDEAATAQIFARTRLSQTCRVDEIQPDTAEWTSLLELFELRFGQIIRLLRSLPDFRLFRLQPHNGGRLITGFGRAFDLKDGALHPVGPPNTPEG; translated from the coding sequence GTGAGCGAAAAGGGAGATGATCCACAAGCGACATTGATGGCGTTACATGAAGACTGCCAGTCGCTGATTTTGGCCACGCTTGACGAAGCCGGCACGCCGCACGCCAGTCCCGCGCCCTATATACGCGACGCGCGTGGCGATTATCACGTCTTCGTCAGCGGTCTATCCGCGCATACTCGCCACCTCGCCTCGGGGCGCCCCGCCTCGGTACTGCTCATCGAGGATGAAGCCGCCACGGCGCAGATCTTCGCCCGCACACGCCTCAGTCAGACCTGCCGTGTGGATGAGATTCAGCCGGACACGGCCGAATGGACCTCGCTGCTGGAGCTCTTCGAGCTCCGCTTCGGACAGATAATCCGGCTCCTGCGCTCGCTCCCAGACTTCCGTCTGTTTCGACTACAACCCCACAACGGCGGTCGCTTGATAACCGGATTTGGCCGCGCCTTCGATCTGAAGGATGGGGCCTTGCACCCCGTCGGCCCGCCAAACACGCCGGAAGGCTGA
- a CDS encoding tetratricopeptide repeat protein: MTDFNTALDLYLQGERAGALHLWRLLADQGDVRSQFNLGVIYDQGDGVAADKPLAAAYYRAAAEQGFTEAAFNLALMLDIGDGIAIDANQAAHWFWVAAEAGNPQAQFRLGLKYDTGEGLPRDAEQAAQWYYRAAEVGEPHAANNLGRCFAMGEGVPRSDVDAYKWFNIAAELGVANAARYRERVARELSPAERLRAGEIAIDWLREFRVRRG, encoded by the coding sequence ATGACGGATTTCAACACGGCGCTCGACCTCTACCTGCAGGGTGAGCGCGCCGGCGCGCTGCATTTGTGGCGCCTGCTGGCCGATCAAGGTGATGTGCGCTCGCAGTTCAACCTCGGGGTGATCTACGACCAGGGCGATGGGGTTGCGGCGGACAAACCGCTAGCTGCGGCCTATTATCGGGCGGCGGCCGAGCAAGGCTTCACCGAGGCCGCCTTCAACCTTGCGCTGATGCTGGATATAGGCGATGGCATCGCGATCGATGCGAACCAAGCCGCCCACTGGTTCTGGGTGGCTGCCGAAGCGGGTAATCCGCAAGCGCAGTTCCGACTGGGGCTCAAATACGATACGGGTGAAGGCCTTCCACGAGATGCCGAGCAGGCGGCGCAGTGGTATTACCGCGCGGCGGAGGTGGGTGAGCCACATGCCGCGAATAATCTTGGGCGGTGTTTTGCCATGGGCGAGGGCGTACCACGCAGTGATGTCGATGCCTATAAGTGGTTCAATATTGCCGCCGAGCTGGGGGTTGCCAACGCGGCGCGGTATCGGGAGCGGGTGGCGCGCGAACTGTCGCCGGCAGAGCGGCTGCGTGCCGGCGAGATTGCGATCGACTGGTTACGAGAATTTCGCGTCAGACGCGGCTGA
- a CDS encoding glycosyltransferase: protein MHLSDITMFYAPESGGVRRYLDAKRQWLAHNTLCRHSLLAPGTRNTQDSPGVFTLAAPPLPFSNGYRFPIRRGPWIRKLVELAPDLIEAGDPYRLAGAALAAGRQLNVPVVGFYHSDLPRLLAKRLGERALPATQAYVRRLYRSFDQVLTPSRTMHDHLIEMGVERVAVQPLGVDAEGFHPRNRDPHLRRQLGLSAHTHLLIFAGRYAREKNLEQLVHAFKSLGPRYHLLLVGPDMPFASTGNISCFSHFFSAPELARLLASADALAHAGDNETFGLIVLEAMASGIPVVGVEAGAIPELVNPAVGALARSSAPGHLAEAIEALFTRDVAGMGREARRQIEAHWTWDRAFSQLFQTYCRLIDPTGLSHENSQRASA from the coding sequence ATGCATCTGTCCGACATCACCATGTTTTACGCGCCGGAAAGCGGTGGCGTACGTCGCTATCTAGACGCGAAGCGGCAATGGCTTGCGCATAATACCTTGTGCCGCCACAGCCTGCTGGCGCCCGGCACCCGCAATACCCAGGACTCGCCTGGCGTGTTCACGCTGGCGGCGCCGCCGCTACCTTTTTCCAATGGCTACCGCTTTCCGATACGTCGCGGTCCCTGGATACGCAAGCTGGTCGAACTCGCCCCCGACCTCATCGAAGCCGGCGATCCCTATCGCCTGGCCGGCGCCGCGCTCGCTGCGGGGCGGCAACTGAACGTTCCGGTGGTCGGATTCTATCATTCCGACCTGCCGAGACTACTGGCCAAACGTCTCGGCGAACGCGCCCTGCCCGCAACCCAAGCCTATGTCCGCCGCCTCTATCGCTCATTTGACCAAGTACTGACGCCAAGCCGGACCATGCACGACCACCTCATTGAGATGGGCGTTGAGCGCGTCGCCGTGCAGCCTCTCGGAGTCGATGCGGAGGGGTTCCATCCGCGCAACCGTGACCCACATCTGCGCCGACAACTGGGCCTCTCCGCACACACGCATCTGCTGATCTTCGCCGGACGCTATGCACGTGAAAAAAACCTGGAGCAGTTGGTTCATGCCTTCAAAAGTCTGGGACCACGCTACCATTTGCTCTTGGTCGGCCCCGACATGCCCTTTGCCTCAACCGGTAACATCAGTTGCTTCTCCCATTTTTTCTCCGCCCCCGAGCTAGCCCGCCTGCTCGCCTCTGCGGATGCGCTGGCACACGCCGGCGATAACGAAACTTTCGGGTTGATCGTGCTGGAGGCTATGGCCAGCGGTATCCCGGTGGTCGGGGTCGAGGCTGGCGCCATCCCCGAACTGGTCAACCCGGCGGTGGGCGCCCTTGCGCGATCCAGCGCCCCCGGCCATCTGGCCGAGGCCATCGAAGCGCTGTTCACGCGCGACGTGGCCGGCATGGGCCGGGAGGCCCGCCGGCAGATCGAGGCGCACTGGACGTGGGATCGCGCCTTCAGCCAGCTGTTCCAGACCTATTGCCGATTGATCGATCCGACCGGCCTCAGCCACGAGAATTCGCAACGTGCCAGCGCCTGA
- a CDS encoding DUF2334 domain-containing protein, which yields MPAPDIFPPRAVSVVLHDVAPATWPACEALLRMIDGCGQVPVTLLVVPDYHHRGTIDTDIGFRRAIEARLQRGDELALHGFHHIDDTAAAPRNPLQWLTRRVYTASEGEFAALNESAATELLARGLACFDALDWPVEGFVAPAWLMSDGTRAALAHSRLKYTSTRTTLYRLPDWRATGHPSLVWSVRAAWRRAASRVVNEVQQRRLSRAPLLRLGLHPADAQHPQAVNYWQRTLRQALRDRQPMTKAAWLAAGA from the coding sequence GTGCCAGCGCCTGATATTTTTCCACCCCGTGCCGTCAGCGTCGTGCTGCATGACGTCGCTCCCGCCACGTGGCCCGCCTGCGAAGCCCTACTGCGAATGATCGACGGTTGCGGCCAGGTGCCCGTTACCTTGCTAGTGGTACCCGACTATCACCATCGCGGCACCATCGACACGGATATCGGCTTCCGCCGCGCGATCGAGGCCCGTTTGCAACGCGGCGACGAATTGGCGCTTCATGGGTTTCATCACATCGACGATACCGCCGCAGCGCCACGCAACCCACTGCAATGGCTGACGCGACGCGTCTACACGGCCTCCGAAGGCGAGTTCGCTGCATTGAACGAATCCGCCGCGACCGAACTGCTGGCGCGTGGCCTAGCATGCTTTGACGCCCTCGATTGGCCTGTCGAAGGCTTCGTAGCCCCAGCCTGGCTGATGAGCGATGGCACACGTGCCGCACTCGCGCACTCTCGCCTGAAGTACACATCGACCCGCACCACGCTCTACCGCCTACCGGACTGGCGAGCAACCGGACACCCCAGTCTGGTGTGGAGCGTGCGCGCTGCATGGCGTCGCGCTGCCTCGCGCGTGGTCAACGAGGTACAACAAAGACGTCTGAGTCGCGCACCGCTGCTGCGTCTCGGGCTACACCCGGCCGACGCCCAGCATCCGCAAGCGGTGAACTACTGGCAACGCACGCTACGCCAGGCCCTCCGCGACCGACAGCCCATGACCAAAGCCGCCTGGTTGGCGGCAGGCGCATGA
- a CDS encoding lysylphosphatidylglycerol synthase transmembrane domain-containing protein: protein MKRALLIGLVTLLLSLAIPLSYGGFGVLAQLPEVAHWLIPTTLGMVMLGWIFNAARLRLLVSGVESSLRRRQALATVISTEFAGAASPAGVGGPLTYVYLLRQHHVKTGHAAALYAVDHIMDLAFFATALPLALAVFTFDRQLDHPAWLLGLLLGLLAAGLGFMWLLLRRYRTVLRLFGRLLRRLHVSIARRRRLARWVIQFRHAVKLLLGMPWHRLVLLYVYCMSHWLLRYSILPVVLYGLHHPVPWSYLFVVQGMLLFVGQLSFLPGGTGSVELGFSALLAAWLSTDTLALALILWRFATFYWYLLAGAPVFAATAGAATGRLLIARRECESAG from the coding sequence ATGAAGCGCGCGCTACTGATCGGACTGGTTACACTCCTGCTGAGCCTTGCCATCCCGCTGAGTTACGGTGGCTTCGGCGTGCTGGCGCAACTGCCCGAAGTGGCGCACTGGTTGATACCCACAACGCTCGGCATGGTCATGCTGGGCTGGATATTCAATGCAGCACGCTTACGTCTGCTGGTCAGCGGCGTAGAAAGCAGCCTGCGCCGCCGACAGGCACTCGCGACCGTCATCTCGACTGAATTTGCCGGCGCGGCCTCCCCCGCCGGCGTCGGCGGCCCACTGACCTATGTCTACCTCCTGCGTCAGCACCACGTGAAAACCGGTCACGCAGCGGCCCTGTACGCGGTTGACCACATCATGGATCTGGCTTTTTTCGCGACAGCATTGCCGCTGGCCCTCGCGGTATTCACCTTTGACCGTCAACTTGACCACCCGGCTTGGCTGCTCGGTCTACTGCTTGGCTTGCTCGCCGCCGGACTCGGCTTCATGTGGTTGTTGCTACGCCGCTATCGTACGGTGCTACGACTATTCGGGCGGTTGCTGCGGCGCCTACATGTCAGTATTGCCAGGCGTCGCAGGCTGGCGCGCTGGGTCATTCAGTTCCGACATGCGGTCAAACTGCTGCTCGGCATGCCCTGGCATCGATTGGTATTGCTATACGTCTACTGCATGAGCCACTGGTTGTTGCGCTACAGCATCCTGCCCGTCGTACTTTACGGCCTGCACCACCCGGTACCCTGGTCCTATCTCTTCGTAGTGCAGGGGATGCTCCTGTTTGTCGGTCAGCTTAGTTTCCTACCGGGCGGCACCGGCAGTGTTGAACTCGGCTTCTCGGCCCTGCTCGCCGCCTGGCTGTCGACCGACACGCTGGCGCTGGCACTGATTCTCTGGCGCTTCGCAACCTTCTACTGGTATTTACTCGCGGGCGCGCCTGTTTTCGCCGCCACCGCTGGTGCGGCCACCGGACGGCTGCTGATCGCACGACGCGAATGCGAATCCGCTGGCTGA
- a CDS encoding TetR/AcrR family transcriptional regulator: protein MGNKGDHNRQRIVEAADQLFYHRGYNQTSFSDIAQAAELSRGNFYYYFKSKDEILSAVIARRRDQLCARLESWSRDFAEPHACLRCFVRMMLDNRSELLRYGCPVGSLTQELSKTQRKLQVEAVALFEVIRVWLEDQMSRLKLQDPAGMAMHLLAVCQGVTLLGSVYADPIFLEREVGRLEAWVDRL from the coding sequence ATGGGTAACAAAGGCGATCACAATCGCCAGCGTATCGTGGAGGCGGCCGATCAGCTGTTCTATCACCGTGGCTACAATCAGACCTCGTTCAGCGATATTGCCCAAGCGGCAGAGCTGTCGCGTGGCAATTTCTATTATTACTTCAAGAGCAAGGACGAAATCCTTTCGGCGGTTATCGCCCGCCGCCGCGATCAGTTATGCGCGCGGCTTGAATCCTGGTCACGAGATTTTGCCGAACCGCATGCCTGTCTGCGCTGCTTTGTTCGCATGATGCTAGACAATCGCAGCGAGTTGTTGCGCTATGGTTGCCCGGTGGGTTCGTTGACTCAGGAGCTGAGCAAGACTCAGCGTAAGCTGCAGGTTGAGGCCGTTGCCTTGTTCGAGGTGATCAGGGTGTGGCTGGAGGATCAGATGAGCCGGCTCAAATTGCAGGATCCCGCAGGCATGGCGATGCATTTGCTTGCCGTTTGTCAGGGTGTGACGCTGTTGGGCAGCGTCTATGCCGACCCGATATTCCTGGAGCGGGAGGTCGGGCGATTGGAGGCATGGGTCGATCGCCTCTAG
- a CDS encoding nicotinate phosphoribosyltransferase produces the protein MTDGVPVNPLLTDYYQLTMMDAYLQRGMMDTAVFEFFVRKLPESRNFLIAAGLAQVLEFLEQLRFSEDALQWLNRHHHASPVLTEYLSQLRFEGDVDALPEGTVFFSDEPVLRISAPLPVAQLVESRVMNLLHFQCMIASKAARMVLAAPGKRLVDFGLRRAHGAEAGLLAARASYLAGFDGTATVLAGHDFGIPLYGTMAHSFVLAHDDERMAFENFAKIHPDNTVLLIDTYDTQRGARHVIEVAERLHAHGIRIRGVRIDSGDLDTASREVRAILDAAGLQSVTIFASGNLDESRLAALQQAGAPIDGYGVGTRMDVSDDAPYLECAYKLQAYAGQPRRKRSEGKATWPGSKQIYRRYRADGQMIGDCITLSTEEADGEPLLRPVMRGGRRIKPQPNLAEAREHARHELARLPAALRESTPATAPYPVTLSSELRALARRLDAAD, from the coding sequence GTGACCGATGGCGTACCCGTCAATCCGTTGCTGACCGACTACTACCAGCTCACCATGATGGACGCCTACCTCCAACGCGGCATGATGGATACGGCGGTCTTCGAATTTTTCGTGCGCAAGCTCCCAGAGTCGCGCAATTTCCTGATCGCGGCCGGCCTTGCTCAGGTGCTCGAATTCCTGGAGCAGCTCCGCTTCTCGGAAGATGCCCTGCAATGGCTGAATCGCCATCATCATGCCAGCCCCGTACTCACCGAATACCTCTCGCAGCTACGCTTCGAGGGCGACGTCGACGCGCTCCCCGAGGGCACGGTCTTCTTCTCCGATGAACCGGTGCTGCGCATCAGTGCGCCGCTCCCCGTGGCTCAATTGGTCGAAAGCCGGGTCATGAACCTACTCCATTTCCAGTGCATGATCGCCTCCAAGGCAGCCCGCATGGTGCTCGCTGCCCCAGGCAAGCGTCTGGTCGATTTCGGTCTGCGCCGCGCCCATGGTGCAGAGGCCGGCCTACTCGCGGCGCGCGCATCCTACTTGGCCGGTTTCGATGGCACCGCCACGGTACTCGCGGGGCACGATTTCGGCATACCGCTCTATGGCACCATGGCACATTCATTCGTACTCGCCCATGACGACGAACGGATGGCCTTCGAGAACTTCGCCAAAATCCATCCTGACAATACCGTTCTGCTGATCGATACCTACGATACCCAACGTGGGGCTCGACATGTGATCGAAGTCGCCGAGCGCCTCCACGCGCACGGCATCCGTATCCGCGGCGTACGCATCGACAGCGGCGACCTGGATACCGCTTCCCGCGAGGTGCGCGCCATTCTGGACGCCGCCGGCTTGCAATCGGTCACAATCTTCGCCAGCGGCAATCTCGACGAATCACGCCTTGCTGCCCTGCAACAGGCCGGCGCCCCGATCGACGGCTATGGTGTCGGCACGCGCATGGACGTCTCCGATGATGCTCCCTATCTAGAGTGTGCATACAAGCTACAGGCCTACGCCGGACAACCCCGTCGCAAACGCTCCGAAGGCAAGGCCACCTGGCCCGGCAGCAAGCAGATTTATCGACGATACCGAGCAGATGGGCAAATGATCGGCGACTGCATTACGCTGAGTACGGAGGAAGCCGACGGTGAGCCACTGCTACGCCCGGTCATGCGCGGTGGTCGGCGTATCAAGCCGCAACCGAACTTGGCCGAGGCAAGGGAACATGCCCGGCACGAGTTGGCCAGACTACCGGCCGCGTTGCGTGAATCGACACCCGCGACGGCACCCTATCCAGTGACCCTCTCATCCGAACTGCGCGCGCTCGCTCGACGACTCGACGCCGCCGATTGA
- the htpG gene encoding molecular chaperone HtpG, with protein MNSSTKETLAFQTEVNQLLKLMIHSLYSNKEIFLRELISNASDACDKLRFEALGDDALYEGDNALAVDVEFDAEAGTLTVRDNGIGMSREEVIGNIGTIAKSGTREFFERLTGDQAKDTRLIGQFGVGFYSAFIVADRVVLTTRRAGMGPEHGVRWESDGTSGYTLETVEATPRGTEIVLHLREDEREDLLNDWRLRSIVTKYSDHVPLPIRMRKSTEEDGKPIDEWETVNKASALWQRPKSEIDDEEYKTFYKHVAHDFGEPLAWTHNRVEGRLEYTSLLYVPAKAPLDLWDRDHVHGLKLYVQRVFIMDDAEQLMPRYLRFVRGVIDSNDLPLNVSREILQGNRIIEQIRAGSVKKLLGMLDDLAEKRPEDYQKFWDEFGRVLKEGPAEDFANRETISGLLRFASTHADTEAQTVSLKDYVSRMREGQDKIYYITADTFMAAKHSPHLELLRKKGIEVLLMSDRVDEWLMGHLTEFEGKSFQSVAKGDLDLGGTESEDERKAQEAVENESKGLVERVREALGERVESVRVSHRLTSSPACIVLGEHDMALYMQQLLKQAGHEMPGSKPVLEINPGHPMVARLDSESDDTRFKEWSMLLLDQAVLAEGGQLEDPAGFVARLNQLMLALAG; from the coding sequence ATGAACAGCTCAACCAAGGAAACGCTGGCGTTCCAGACGGAGGTCAATCAGCTTTTGAAGCTGATGATCCATTCGTTGTATTCGAACAAGGAAATTTTCCTGCGTGAGTTGATCTCGAATGCCTCTGATGCTTGCGACAAGCTGCGTTTCGAGGCGCTGGGCGATGATGCCCTGTACGAGGGTGATAATGCACTTGCGGTTGATGTCGAATTCGACGCAGAGGCAGGGACGCTGACGGTACGCGATAATGGTATCGGCATGAGTCGCGAGGAGGTGATCGGCAATATCGGGACCATCGCCAAGTCGGGGACTCGCGAGTTTTTCGAGCGATTGACGGGTGATCAGGCCAAAGACACTCGCTTGATTGGGCAATTCGGCGTGGGTTTTTATTCCGCGTTCATCGTGGCCGACCGTGTGGTCCTGACGACCCGCCGCGCAGGCATGGGCCCGGAGCACGGCGTGCGTTGGGAGTCGGATGGCACGAGCGGTTATACCTTGGAAACGGTCGAAGCCACGCCCCGTGGCACCGAAATCGTGCTGCACTTGCGTGAAGACGAACGTGAGGATTTACTGAACGACTGGCGCTTGCGCAGTATCGTCACCAAATATTCCGATCATGTGCCGCTGCCGATCCGTATGCGCAAGTCCACGGAAGAGGACGGCAAGCCCATCGACGAGTGGGAGACGGTCAACAAGGCGTCCGCGCTGTGGCAGCGTCCCAAGTCGGAGATCGACGACGAGGAATACAAGACCTTCTACAAACACGTGGCGCATGATTTCGGTGAGCCGTTGGCGTGGACGCATAATCGTGTCGAAGGTCGCCTTGAATACACCTCGCTGCTGTATGTGCCGGCGAAGGCACCTTTAGATCTTTGGGATCGCGATCATGTTCATGGACTCAAGCTGTACGTACAGCGCGTGTTCATCATGGACGACGCCGAACAGCTGATGCCGCGCTACCTGCGCTTCGTGCGCGGTGTAATCGATTCTAACGACCTGCCGCTTAACGTCTCGCGCGAGATACTGCAAGGCAACCGGATCATCGAGCAGATCCGGGCTGGGTCGGTCAAGAAACTGCTGGGCATGCTGGACGACTTGGCGGAGAAACGCCCGGAGGATTATCAAAAATTCTGGGATGAGTTCGGGCGGGTCCTTAAAGAGGGCCCTGCAGAGGACTTCGCCAATCGAGAAACAATTTCCGGGTTGTTGCGCTTCGCGAGCACGCATGCGGATACGGAGGCGCAGACGGTTTCGCTGAAGGATTACGTGTCGCGCATGCGCGAGGGTCAGGACAAGATTTATTACATTACCGCCGATACCTTCATGGCCGCCAAGCACAGCCCGCATCTGGAGTTGCTGCGCAAGAAGGGTATCGAGGTGTTGCTGATGTCCGACCGTGTCGATGAGTGGTTGATGGGGCACCTTACCGAGTTCGAAGGCAAGTCGTTCCAGTCGGTCGCCAAGGGTGATCTCGATCTTGGCGGCACCGAATCGGAAGACGAGCGCAAGGCCCAGGAGGCCGTTGAAAACGAGTCCAAGGGGCTGGTCGAGCGCGTACGCGAGGCGCTGGGCGAGCGGGTGGAATCGGTGCGTGTGTCGCATCGCCTGACCAGTTCGCCGGCGTGTATCGTCCTGGGCGAGCACGACATGGCGCTCTATATGCAGCAGTTGCTCAAGCAGGCCGGGCATGAGATGCCGGGTAGCAAGCCGGTGTTAGAAATCAATCCGGGGCACCCGATGGTCGCGCGTCTGGATTCGGAGTCAGACGACACACGCTTCAAGGAGTGGTCCATGCTGTTACTCGATCAAGCTGTCCTGGCCGAGGGTGGTCAGTTGGAGGATCCGGCGGGCTTTGTTGCACGGCTTAACCAGCTGATGTTGGCGCTGGCCGGTTAG
- a CDS encoding GGDEF domain-containing protein yields MADGGSPLAGRNHRAETLPDDFDRIKRRMALLAMSSGAVACLIASSLAHRVGLPNPVDAHVLPILGIGLLVLALSLWRNPPLLPWIERIGWGLLTAYLLAALGYKTLHYPYTHTPLGARTYWFFFTYLLAFLVWPPRGALVASLGVISTIGGLTLWLGLKTRGANIELLSSLIQLIAASIAYVFVHYSFAQLRPQYARMRTLAFSDPLTGCANRRRAEELLALEVARAGRYGRPLSLILFDLDHFKQINDLHGHAIGDAVLRAVTNAVRCDLRGLDHLARWGGEEFLIIAPELSQSRASQFGERLRKRIASLRISGGIQPTASFGIASFRLGETADMMVQRADRAMYRAKAQGRNRVEMERPRTATPEATDVATVTTEETDEPSTALGD; encoded by the coding sequence ATGGCAGACGGGGGCAGCCCGCTTGCTGGTCGAAATCATCGCGCTGAAACGCTCCCCGACGACTTCGACCGTATCAAGCGCAGGATGGCCCTGCTGGCCATGTCAAGCGGCGCCGTCGCCTGCCTGATCGCATCAAGCCTCGCACACCGAGTGGGTCTACCAAACCCGGTGGATGCACATGTATTGCCCATCCTGGGCATTGGCCTGCTGGTATTGGCGCTCTCGCTGTGGCGCAATCCGCCCCTGCTCCCCTGGATCGAACGCATCGGCTGGGGACTGCTCACCGCCTACCTGCTCGCCGCATTGGGTTACAAAACCCTCCATTATCCATATACGCACACTCCGCTCGGGGCGCGCACCTACTGGTTTTTCTTCACGTACCTGCTCGCCTTCCTGGTCTGGCCGCCTCGCGGAGCCTTGGTAGCCAGCCTAGGTGTGATCAGCACAATCGGCGGCCTTACCCTCTGGCTTGGCCTCAAGACGCGGGGCGCCAATATCGAACTGCTGTCCTCGCTGATACAACTGATCGCCGCCAGTATTGCCTATGTATTCGTACACTACAGCTTCGCGCAATTGCGCCCGCAATACGCCCGCATGCGCACCCTGGCATTTTCAGACCCACTCACCGGCTGCGCCAATCGCCGCCGTGCGGAAGAACTCCTCGCCCTGGAAGTTGCCCGAGCCGGGCGCTACGGGCGACCACTCTCCCTGATTTTGTTCGACCTCGATCACTTCAAGCAGATCAACGATCTGCATGGACACGCCATCGGCGACGCCGTGCTGCGAGCAGTGACCAATGCCGTGCGATGCGATCTGCGCGGATTGGATCACCTAGCCCGCTGGGGAGGAGAAGAGTTTCTGATCATTGCACCCGAGCTGTCTCAGTCCCGAGCCTCCCAATTCGGCGAACGCCTGCGCAAGCGCATTGCATCTTTGCGTATTAGCGGCGGCATTCAGCCGACTGCAAGCTTCGGTATCGCCAGTTTTCGCTTGGGGGAAACGGCCGACATGATGGTGCAACGAGCAGATCGCGCAATGTATCGCGCGAAGGCTCAAGGACGAAATCGTGTCGAAATGGAGCGTCCGCGCACGGCCACTCCAGAGGCCACCGATGTTGCAACGGTCACGACCGAAGAAACGGATGAGCCCTCTACCGCACTTGGGGACTAG